The genomic window GACTAACAACTCGATCCTTCGTATAAATTAATACCTTTTCCACAGTGATTAATCGACCTTCAAGCACTGAACGATTCAGATACTTGATGCAGCGCTCTGCACCCTCAACAGTTTCCATGGTCACGAAAGCAAATCCACGAGATTCTTTGGTGTGTGGATCAGTAACTAGATGGCACTCCAAAACCTGGAACAAAAATTCATCAGATCTAAATCCTCCACTCACTTAAGATCCTAAGGGAATTCTCGTTATATTGATTTATACTTTTTTTCACTACAATGGAGGCTCTTAATGAAAACAAGGTTGATGGTTCATACTACAACTTGAAGCACAACCCCGAAATTACCTCTTTATCGAGAGACATAAAAGAAATTGAAGCACTTGAAAGAACAAAGCATGTTGTCTCCATAAACAATCACTCCATACCTTTCCTTCATTGCTGAAATACTTCTCGAGATCAACAGCAGTAACTCTTGTGGATAACCCAGTAACATATAAGTTATTTCCTGGATTGGATGCATCCTGAGATTCACGGCTCCTGGGGCAATAAAAACTAAATCACTACAAACAATTTGAACTGTAAAAGCCAGATAATACATGATACTAATatactaaaataaacaaataactaAGCTTTCATATACCTAGACCTGGAGCGACTCCTACCAGACCTAGGCTGTCGTCTTCTTCCCGGAGAAACCGACCTGAAAGTGTCAGTTTGAAGGAAAATTCAATTTACTTACATCAAAACAAAATCACCTAAGAAAAGAGGAGGGGGGGGGGGAAACTGACCTTCCTTCCCTTGAATATGACATCTGCCAATACAGCAAAAGACAAATTCAAGAttttaaacacgaaaattttcaCTTCCTTACCtcaatgattttaaaaattcctttctttttatatttattttcattatttcctACACTATCGGTCattttctcagcaaccaaacaTAATAGTTTTCAGCCTTTTAAGTGataaacaataaaatattcaTGATTCCACTatcaattacataaaatttatgagTTTTGCTTCTTGAATCTTAATTTTCAGaacatgcaaaaataaaaatcataacacAGATTCATAACAATAAAATCACTGAAAATCCTTGGAAATAGAGtagatttatttctttaaaaaacgATATTTTACTAAACTGGCGAGGCTCTCTAAACAgtcaaaatctaaaattataaaGGAATAGAGGAATAAAAATTGAAGATTTACCTATTATGCTGAGAGAATTGCCTGAGTCAACTCAGATGCCCCAACTCAGTAGGCTGGTCTATGTTGAGAAACAAGGGAATCCATAAATGaatggttaaattaaaaaaaaaaaaactcacttttTCTACATAAATTGAGAGAGAAAAAAagcttaaaagaaaaaaaaatcgggAACGTTAATGATTAAACTTGGGCTTTTTTTGCAGCCTTGAACAAAGCCCAGCCTGTCTAAGAAATGTGCTTAATTTTACTTTGCTGAAATATAGTCCAAGTTAGCTGATCGAGTTTTACCTTGATTGACATCAATATTATTGTCAGTATAGAAGGACGTGGGTTTTAGTACACTGAAGCGTAtaatcctcttatttatgggttagggAGGAGCTATGAATAGTTTTAGGTATTCTGTcaaaaagaacatatatgatcagaatttataataaaattgtttcCTTCTACGTCTCACAAGTTTAATTTTATGcagtatatatttgaataatttgaaatcCTTCATATGAAAGTTGCGGAATTCTTATTATCCAAATCCGTGAAGGTAAAGATTAGGTACTGGTCTTGGCCCCTTAAAATTGGtagattatttatttaattctttaattttttataaaattatacattgacataatgataaaattatactttgaccttctcaataatttataatttatctttAATCTCTTAAAGTAATTTTCTTGCTTCGTCCAAAGAATctaaatatttgattttgaatgttaatccaattatattttcatagagataaactacaccaaaacagacttttagcggcgtttttttaggcttttagcggtgctttttagcgccactaaaagtatttggaagcgccgcaaaaaaagcTGTTATAGACAACGTCGCTAATGTttaagatcatgttctttagcggcgcttttacaaaaacgctgctaaaggtcatgttctttagcagcgtttttcccacaaacgccgccaTTGTTTggtgacctttagcggcgctttttctaaAAACGCtactaattttgggatttttgtaaaataaaatttttcatattttcaaccCTCCTatagcaacaaatcaaaagcaacccaatctaaaccagccaaaagcaataaatctatataatatttcaaattaaacaaataaaataatattaatatcaataaatcaaatataaatcatattatttttacaaaaatgttaaaagttaaa from Gossypium hirsutum isolate 1008001.06 chromosome D12, Gossypium_hirsutum_v2.1, whole genome shotgun sequence includes these protein-coding regions:
- the LOC107947042 gene encoding serine/arginine-rich splicing factor SR45a isoform X2, which gives rise to MSYSREGRSVSPGRRRQPRSGRSRSRSRSRESQDASNPGNNLYVTGLSTRVTAVDLEKYFSNEGKVLECHLVTDPHTKESRGFAFVTMETVEGAERCIKYLNRSVLEGRLITVEKAKRSRGRTPTPGRYQGQGHRRSRSYSPRQNDRDYHSRGRRGRSRSRSPYGRRRDDPDLHRRHRERSLSGDGSGHRR
- the LOC107947042 gene encoding serine/arginine-rich splicing factor SR45a isoform X1 gives rise to the protein MSYSREGRSVSPGRRRQPRSGRSRSRSRSRESQDASNPGNNLYVTGLSTRVTAVDLEKYFSNEGKVLECHLVTDPHTKESRGFAFVTMETVEGAERCIKYLNRSVLEGRLITVEKAKRSRGRTPTPGRYQGVRDRRGQGHRRSRSYSPRQNDRDYHSRGRRGRSRSRSPYGRRRDDPDLHRRHRERSLSGDGSGHRR